The Sulfitobacter sp. SK011 genome contains the following window.
ATGGCGCAGGTCATGTAGGCCATGCATTGGCCACCGTGCTGGCCCCCTTGCCACAGTTTCGCGTTTACCTGTCCGATCCGCGCGTCGATTTGCTGGCGGGCCTGCCGCCGTCAGTGGCCATCAATGCCGGTCTTTCCACCGACATGATGGCAGCGGCAGAACCGGATGCGGCGCATTTCATCATGACACCCGAACACGATTATGACCTTGAATTGTGTCACCACCTTTTGACCCGTGACTTTGGGTTTGCCGGGCTGATTGGCTCCGCCACCAAATGGGCGCGGTTTCGCAAGCGGCTGGCCGCCCTTGGTCACGCGCCTGACCGGATTGACCAAATCACCTGCCCCATTGGCGACCCAAAGCTTGGGAAGCATCCGCAGGCCATTGCCCTGGGGGTTGCCGCGCACATGCTGACCCCGGCGATGTCCAAACTGACCCAGAAAGAAACCCTCGTATGACCGATGCCCCTTTCCTGACCCTCTCTGGCCTGACCAAAGCCTATCCCGGCGTTGTTGCGAACAGCGACGTGTCGCTGAGCATTGCACCCGGGGAAGTGCATGCGCTGTTGGGCGAAAACGGCGCGGGAAAATCAACGCTGGTCAAGATGATCTATGGGCTGGTGAAACCGGATGCGGGCCAGATGCAGATGAACGGTGCTAACTATGCCCCCTCAGAGCCACGTGCAGCACGCGCAGCAGGCGTCGGTATGGTGTTTCAGCACTTCTCGCTCTTTGACGCGCTGACCGTGGCGGAAAACATCGCCTTGGGCATGGAAAACGCCCCCAAGATGAGCGCGCTTTCGCAACAAATTCGCGATGTGTCTGACACATATGGTCTGCCCCTGTCACCAGACCGTGTGGTGGGGGATCTGTCCGCAGGGGAACGTCAGCGGGTTGAGATTATTCGCTGCCTTTTGCAGGAACCAAAACTGTTGATCATGGATGAACCCACGTCCGTTCTGACCCCGCAAGAGGTTGAAATCCTGTTCAAAACCCTGCGCAAGTTGAGCGCCGAAGGCACCGCGATTTTGTACATTTCGCATAAACTGGAAGAAATACGTTCCCTTTGCGACAGTGCCACGATTTTGCGATTGGGTAAGGTTGTCGGGGAATGCACCCCGTCCGAGACCTCGGCCCGCGACATGGCGGAACTGATGGTGGGTACGGTTTTGCAAACCCCGACCCGCGCGGGCAAAACACCGGGCGACGTGGTGCTTGACCTCAAAGCGCTGTCCGCCAAATCCCCCAGCGCTTTTGGGATGCCACTGCGAGAGATCTCGGTGCAGGTGCGGCGCGGTGAAGTGTTGGGGATCGGTGGTGTTGCGGGCAACGGTCAGGATGAACTGTTGGCCGCCCTGTCCGGTGAGATGCTGACCGCGCCCGGCATGATCAATTTTCAAGGCAAGGATGTCAGTGTTCTGGGCCCCACCCCGCGACGGGCGATGGGCATTCTGACCGCCCC
Protein-coding sequences here:
- a CDS encoding ABC transporter ATP-binding protein translates to MTDAPFLTLSGLTKAYPGVVANSDVSLSIAPGEVHALLGENGAGKSTLVKMIYGLVKPDAGQMQMNGANYAPSEPRAARAAGVGMVFQHFSLFDALTVAENIALGMENAPKMSALSQQIRDVSDTYGLPLSPDRVVGDLSAGERQRVEIIRCLLQEPKLLIMDEPTSVLTPQEVEILFKTLRKLSAEGTAILYISHKLEEIRSLCDSATILRLGKVVGECTPSETSARDMAELMVGTVLQTPTRAGKTPGDVVLDLKALSAKSPSAFGMPLREISVQVRRGEVLGIGGVAGNGQDELLAALSGEMLTAPGMINFQGKDVSVLGPTPRRAMGILTAPEERLGHAAAPDMSLTENAMLTGAAREGLDNGGMLNWPAARRFAEKIIADFDVRTPGPGNAARSLSGGNLQKFVIGREVLQRPDLLVVNQPTWGVDASAAASIRQALLDLAENGTALIVISQDLDELMEISDRFAALNEGRLSEPRPAQGLTVDEIGLMMGGAHGMEVAHV